The DNA window ATCACACCGGGGCCGAACAACCTGATGCTGCTTCACTCCGGCGTGCATTTCGGCTTTCGCGCAAGCGTGCCGCACATGCTCGGGATCAGCTTCGGCTTCGCGCTGATGGTGGCGATGATCGGCTTCGGCCTGGGTGCCGCCTTCACTCGATGGCCCTTGCTCGATACCTTGCTGCGCTGGCTCGGCGCGGGCTATTTCGTCTGGCTCGCCTGGCGGCTGGCAAGCGCCCCGGCTCAGCCACCAAAGCCGGCTAAGCTCGGCACCGCACGCCCAATGAGCAGCCTCGGCGCCGCCGCATTCCAATGGGTCAATCCCAAGGCGTGGATCATGGCGATCGGTGCGGTGACTACTTTCGTTCCGGCCCAGGACCACTTCTTCAACGTGCTGCTGATCAGCGCACTGTTCTGCCTGGTCAACCTACCGAGCGTCGGCTGCTGGGCCTGGGCCGGTGAGCGGCTACGGGTCTGGCTGGAGACGCCTTCGCGGATGCGCGCCTTCAACCTGACCATGGCCGCGCTGCTGCTCGCCTCGCTCTGGCCGGTGCTGGCGGCCTGACCTGCGAGCTCAGAACCCCGCGGCGGCACCGTTGCTGCGCGGGTCGAAGGCACCCTCCAACACGCCATTGGGGTGACGAACCACAGCGCCAGCGTGGCCCATGGTCTCGCTGAACGGCGCCAGCAGCTCGACCTCGTGGCCGCGTTCGGCCAGAGCTTCGACCACCGCCTGGGGAAAGCGCGACTCGAGCTTGAGGCTGTCGCTGGTATCGCCCCAGGTGCGTCCGAGCAGCCAACGCGGTGCGCTCACCGCCTGCTGAAGCCCTTGGCCGAACACCGCGTAGCGGCTGTATACCGCGGCCTGGGTCTGGGGCTGGCCATCGCCGCCCATGGTCCCGTAGACCAGGGTGCGACCGTCGCTGAGCCGGGCCGCGGCGGGATTCAAGGTGTGAAACGGCTGCTTGCCCGGAGCCAGCGCAAGGATATGTCCAGGGTCGAGGCTGAACGAGGCCCCCCGGTTCTGCCAGTTGATCCCGCTGCCCGGCAGCACCACGCCGCTGCCGAACTCATGATAGATGCTCTGGATGAACGACACCGCGAGGCCGGATTCGTCGATGACGCCCATCCAGATGGTATCGCCCGGCCCCTTGCCCTCTCCCCAGGGCGCCGCCCGCGCCATGTCGACCGCCGCCGCCTCGCGATCGAGCGCCGCGCTCTCAAGGCATGCCTGGGGATCGATGCGCATGCAGGCGGGATCGGTGATCTGGCTGTCGCGCACCGCGAAGGCGCGCTTGGTCGCCTCGACCAGCGCATGGATGTGATCGGCGCTGTCGGCTTCGACCGTGGAGAGCCCCAGTCGGTCGGAGATGCCGAGGATCATCTGCGAGACCAGCCCCTGGGTCGGCGGGGCGAGATTGAATATCTCACCGGTGCTGTGGGCAAGCTTCAACGGCGTACCACGGCGTGCCCGGTAGCCTGCGAGGTCGGCGGCGGTCACGGGCATGCCGAGCCGGCCGATATCGGCGGCGATCGAGCCTGCCAGCTCGCCGCGGTAGAAGTCGTCGAGCCCGTTCGCCGCGAGCCGTGACAGCGTCGCCGCAATCTTCGGCTGCTTGAACAGGCTGGCTTCTTGCGGCACTCGGCCATCGACCAGGAAGCTCTCGGCGAAGCCTGGGATGTGCTCGAGTTCGCTATGTTTGGCCCGGGTCGCGGCGACCTGGGAGTGGGTCACCGGCATGCCCTGGGAAGCGTAGTGGATGGCATCCGAGAGCAACCGGGGCAGCGGCAGCGGTGGCCGCTCGGCGAGCTCACCGGCGAGCTCGAGCGCGACCCGCCAACCGTCGACGGTACCAGGTACGGTCAGCGCGGCATCCGCGCCGCGAAACGGAATCCGCTCGCGCCCGGCGTAGCGATCGAGGGTGGCGAGGCTGCCCGCCGGACCGCTGGCGTCGATCGTCACCGGCTCGCCGTCGGGCGGCATCACCAGCCAGAAGCCATCGCCGCCGATCCCGTTCATATGCGGGTAGACCACCGCGATGGCGGAGGCGGCGGCGACCATCGCCTCGATGGCGTTGCCGCCCTCGCGCAGAATCGAGAGCGCCGCTTGCGCTGCGAGGCTGTGAGGGGCGACGGCGAGACCGCGCG is part of the Halotalea alkalilenta genome and encodes:
- a CDS encoding LysE family translocator, which encodes MTATLLLSFVLFAFVASITPGPNNLMLLHSGVHFGFRASVPHMLGISFGFALMVAMIGFGLGAAFTRWPLLDTLLRWLGAGYFVWLAWRLASAPAQPPKPAKLGTARPMSSLGAAAFQWVNPKAWIMAIGAVTTFVPAQDHFFNVLLISALFCLVNLPSVGCWAWAGERLRVWLETPSRMRAFNLTMAALLLASLWPVLAA
- a CDS encoding gamma-glutamyltransferase family protein, with translation MLNATVAPRGLAVAPHSLAAQAALSILREGGNAIEAMVAAASAIAVVYPHMNGIGGDGFWLVMPPDGEPVTIDASGPAGSLATLDRYAGRERIPFRGADAALTVPGTVDGWRVALELAGELAERPPLPLPRLLSDAIHYASQGMPVTHSQVAATRAKHSELEHIPGFAESFLVDGRVPQEASLFKQPKIAATLSRLAANGLDDFYRGELAGSIAADIGRLGMPVTAADLAGYRARRGTPLKLAHSTGEIFNLAPPTQGLVSQMILGISDRLGLSTVEADSADHIHALVEATKRAFAVRDSQITDPACMRIDPQACLESAALDREAAAVDMARAAPWGEGKGPGDTIWMGVIDESGLAVSFIQSIYHEFGSGVVLPGSGINWQNRGASFSLDPGHILALAPGKQPFHTLNPAAARLSDGRTLVYGTMGGDGQPQTQAAVYSRYAVFGQGLQQAVSAPRWLLGRTWGDTSDSLKLESRFPQAVVEALAERGHEVELLAPFSETMGHAGAVVRHPNGVLEGAFDPRSNGAAAGF